In Vreelandella piezotolerans, one genomic interval encodes:
- the ptsP gene encoding phosphoenolpyruvate--protein phosphotransferase, which translates to MLEVLRRVIQEVNGARNLDAALSTMVRRIRKAMQTDVCSFYLYDKELESLVLMETIGLRTQAVGRVVLPLGEGLVGLVAKRSEPLNLEDARSHSHFRYFEATGEERYSSFLGVPIIHQRHMLGVLVVQQAEKRRYDDEDEAFLVTMAAQLAGVLAHALATGNLSRPALPGGQAMFKGVAASPGMAMGEAVVITPPADLNSVPDLIPSDQEYEIARLKEAIGKTRDEIRAAAERLVNRISSQELALFDVYQQMLGEAALSEEVEKRIREGQWAPGALADVVRRHVQYLERVDDDYLRERAADIRDLGRRVLAHLQEDTPSTPETYPDNAILVGDEISVAMLGEVPRDKLKGLVSVRGSSTSHVAIVARAMGIPTVLGMVDLPLPRLNGAPVVLDGHRGRLFVRPAAELQTRYASLIAEEKVLSEVLEHEQDLPSETPDGYEMPLMVNTGLAVDASALLKSRIGGVGLYRTEVPFMITERFPGEKEQMRMYREQLEGFAPLPVVMRTLDIGGDKDLPYFPIEEANPFLGWRGMRVTLDHPEVLMVQLRAMLKASHGLGNLYVLFPMITNVEEVDEAIRLLDRAILELGEEGMSVERPKVGVMIEVPATIYQMDALAKRVDFFSVGSNDLTQYLLAVDRNNPRVSSLYDALHPALLGALQELAQDAKRLDKPISLCGELAGDPAGALLLMAMGFTSLSMNAPSLPKVRAAIRRVTLADAQALLDEIMQLDTPVRVHEHLNKRLDEWQLSHLLPPRD; encoded by the coding sequence ATGCTTGAGGTGCTGCGACGCGTTATTCAAGAAGTGAATGGCGCAAGAAACCTCGACGCCGCGCTGTCGACCATGGTGCGCCGGATACGCAAAGCCATGCAGACCGACGTGTGCTCCTTTTATCTCTACGATAAAGAGCTGGAGTCGTTGGTGCTGATGGAAACCATTGGCCTGCGTACCCAAGCCGTGGGTCGTGTCGTGTTGCCGCTGGGGGAAGGCCTAGTGGGGCTGGTGGCCAAACGCAGCGAGCCGCTCAACTTGGAAGATGCGCGGTCGCACTCCCATTTTCGCTACTTCGAAGCCACGGGCGAAGAGCGTTACTCCAGCTTTTTAGGGGTGCCCATCATCCACCAGCGGCACATGCTCGGGGTGTTGGTGGTGCAGCAAGCGGAAAAACGCCGCTACGACGACGAAGACGAAGCCTTTTTGGTCACCATGGCCGCCCAGCTAGCCGGTGTTCTGGCGCATGCATTGGCCACAGGCAACCTCTCGCGACCGGCACTGCCGGGTGGCCAAGCCATGTTCAAAGGCGTGGCGGCGTCGCCCGGCATGGCCATGGGCGAAGCCGTGGTGATTACCCCGCCCGCCGATCTCAACAGCGTTCCTGACCTGATTCCCAGCGACCAAGAGTACGAAATCGCTCGCTTGAAAGAGGCCATTGGCAAAACCCGCGATGAGATTCGTGCGGCGGCAGAGCGCTTGGTCAATCGTATCTCCTCTCAAGAGCTGGCGCTGTTCGACGTCTACCAACAGATGTTGGGCGAAGCGGCACTCTCCGAAGAAGTCGAAAAACGAATTCGGGAAGGGCAGTGGGCGCCTGGGGCGCTGGCCGATGTCGTTCGCCGCCACGTTCAGTACCTGGAGCGGGTAGATGACGACTACCTGCGTGAACGAGCGGCGGACATCCGTGATCTTGGCCGCCGTGTGCTGGCGCATCTTCAAGAAGATACGCCTTCCACCCCAGAAACCTATCCGGATAACGCCATTCTGGTAGGCGATGAAATCAGCGTAGCCATGCTGGGCGAAGTGCCCCGCGACAAGCTCAAAGGGTTGGTATCGGTGCGGGGCTCCAGCACGTCTCACGTCGCCATCGTCGCACGCGCGATGGGGATTCCCACCGTTTTGGGTATGGTCGATCTCCCGTTGCCGCGTCTCAATGGCGCGCCCGTGGTGCTGGATGGTCACCGGGGGCGCTTGTTCGTTCGCCCGGCGGCCGAGCTGCAAACTCGCTATGCCAGCCTGATTGCCGAAGAGAAAGTGCTGAGCGAAGTACTCGAGCACGAGCAGGACCTGCCCAGTGAAACCCCCGACGGCTATGAGATGCCGCTGATGGTGAATACCGGGTTGGCGGTGGATGCCTCTGCGCTACTGAAAAGCCGCATTGGCGGGGTGGGGCTCTACCGCACCGAAGTGCCGTTCATGATCACCGAGCGCTTCCCTGGTGAAAAAGAGCAGATGCGCATGTACCGCGAACAGTTGGAAGGGTTTGCGCCCCTGCCGGTCGTCATGCGCACGCTGGATATCGGCGGCGACAAAGACTTGCCTTACTTCCCCATCGAGGAAGCCAACCCGTTTCTGGGCTGGCGGGGCATGCGGGTGACTCTGGATCATCCCGAGGTGTTGATGGTTCAGCTACGCGCCATGCTCAAAGCGTCCCACGGCCTGGGCAACCTCTACGTTCTGTTCCCCATGATCACCAACGTCGAAGAGGTGGATGAAGCCATTCGTCTGCTCGATCGCGCCATCTTGGAACTGGGCGAAGAGGGCATGAGCGTCGAGCGGCCCAAGGTGGGGGTAATGATCGAAGTGCCCGCCACGATCTATCAGATGGACGCACTGGCCAAGCGGGTCGATTTCTTCTCGGTGGGCAGTAACGACCTCACTCAATACCTGTTGGCGGTAGATCGCAACAACCCCCGCGTCTCGAGCTTGTACGATGCGCTGCACCCTGCCTTGCTCGGCGCGTTGCAAGAGCTTGCCCAAGACGCCAAGCGGCTCGACAAACCCATCTCGCTATGTGGTGAGTTGGCAGGGGACCCGGCGGGCGCGCTGCTGCTGATGGCGATGGGCTTTACCAGTCTCTCCATGAACGCCCCCAGCTTGCCAAAAGTGCGCGCAGCGATCCGCCGCGTCACGCTGGCCGACGCCCAAGCGCTGCTCGATGAGATCATGCAGCTCGATACGCCCGTACGGGTTCATGAGCATCTCAATAAGCGATTGGACGAGTGGCAGCTATCGCACTTACTACCCCCTCGCGATTAA
- a CDS encoding RNA pyrophosphohydrolase, whose amino-acid sequence MIDADGFRPNVGIIIANSQGQLLWARRVGQNAWQFPQGGIKASETPQQALFRELHEEIGLTADDVDIVACTRGWLRYRLPRRMIRTHSRPVCIGQKQKWFLLKIRCQENRICMTATPKPEFDGWRWVSYWYPLGQVVPFKREVYRRALRELSPRVQRLAQDDEG is encoded by the coding sequence GTGATCGACGCTGACGGCTTTCGCCCCAATGTTGGCATTATCATTGCCAATAGCCAGGGGCAGCTGCTTTGGGCGCGTCGTGTAGGGCAAAATGCGTGGCAGTTTCCCCAGGGAGGCATCAAAGCAAGCGAGACTCCACAACAAGCGCTTTTTCGTGAACTCCACGAAGAGATCGGCCTAACCGCCGACGATGTTGATATTGTCGCCTGCACCCGGGGCTGGCTGCGCTACCGTCTGCCACGACGCATGATTCGTACCCACTCACGGCCGGTGTGTATCGGCCAGAAGCAGAAGTGGTTTTTACTCAAAATTCGTTGCCAAGAAAACCGCATCTGTATGACGGCCACGCCCAAGCCGGAATTCGACGGTTGGCGATGGGTTAGCTACTGGTACCCACTTGGGCAGGTAGTACCGTTCAAACGAGAGGTCTATCGGCGCGCACTCCGGGAGCTTTCCCCGCGTGTGCAGCGCTTGGCACAAGATGATGAAGGATAA
- a CDS encoding HAD family hydrolase — protein MSLAIFDLDNTLLSIDSDHAWGEFLVEQGAVDPVAYREANERFLADYNAGTLDMMAFLALALKPLADNSPEQLAAWHQQFMISKIEPNILPKAEELLARHRTKGDTLLIITATNRFITGPIAERLGVDDLIAVDPEMVDGRYTGRVAGVPSYREGKVTRLEAWLEGQECTLDDAWFYSDSHNDLPLLEVVDNPVAVDPDDTLRQVAEERHWRIMSLRD, from the coding sequence GTGAGTCTGGCCATTTTCGACCTGGATAATACGCTGCTATCCATCGATAGCGATCATGCCTGGGGGGAGTTTCTGGTGGAGCAAGGCGCAGTGGACCCGGTGGCCTACCGCGAGGCCAACGAGCGCTTTCTCGCCGATTACAATGCCGGCACGCTGGATATGATGGCGTTTCTGGCGCTGGCGCTGAAACCGCTGGCTGACAATAGCCCAGAGCAACTTGCTGCTTGGCACCAACAGTTTATGATTAGCAAGATCGAGCCGAACATTCTACCCAAGGCGGAAGAGCTGCTGGCGCGACACCGCACCAAGGGCGATACCTTGCTGATCATTACGGCCACCAACCGTTTCATCACTGGCCCGATTGCCGAGCGGCTGGGCGTGGACGACCTGATTGCCGTCGACCCCGAGATGGTCGATGGCCGTTACACAGGACGCGTGGCCGGTGTGCCCAGCTACCGGGAAGGCAAAGTCACCCGCTTGGAAGCATGGCTGGAAGGGCAAGAGTGCACCCTCGATGATGCGTGGTTCTATAGCGACTCCCATAACGACCTGCCGCTGCTGGAAGTGGTCGATAACCCCGTCGCCGTAGATCCTGACGATACACTTCGCCAAGTGGCCGAAGAGCGACACTGGCGAATCATGAGTTTGCGGGATTAA
- a CDS encoding GGDEF domain-containing protein, with protein MAFDPPTLLTLTIAIAAAAALYLLMEWRGARERALLLWAAGFATITVGSSLSLLRANGFFLVGVWFANGLLILAHWLFLLGVLRFVGQRPSQAWWLLVVIWCALLLLPAPLTSSKLYLALNSLLVGLLALRASWALKLESGSATLGTRQLHYVLLIHGLFYIAKGLLPLAPNTLVDLMAFRGAIIRVSLVEGAMAILLIALSMTGTVRYQRERHITHLAERDALTSLLNRRGFETQALRVLKRITPSQPGALLLVDLDNFKQVNDLYGHAAGDHLLIALGDIAQQTLPADALMARLGGDEFVFLLKDVDDDAVLRMGQQLRQRFQTVASHTYPTPNPVSLSLGVTRLTQPSQDLSSLLARSDQALYEAKRSGRNRMEIC; from the coding sequence ATGGCATTCGACCCACCTACCCTATTAACGCTAACCATCGCCATTGCCGCTGCAGCGGCGCTTTATTTGCTGATGGAGTGGCGTGGCGCTCGAGAACGGGCGCTGCTGCTATGGGCAGCAGGGTTTGCCACGATCACGGTGGGCTCGAGTCTTTCACTGCTACGCGCCAATGGTTTCTTCCTGGTCGGCGTGTGGTTTGCCAATGGCCTGCTGATCCTGGCCCACTGGCTCTTCTTGCTGGGCGTCTTGCGCTTCGTCGGCCAACGTCCCAGCCAGGCCTGGTGGCTGCTGGTCGTCATCTGGTGCGCACTGCTGCTACTCCCCGCCCCCTTGACCAGCTCCAAACTCTATCTGGCACTCAATTCGTTATTGGTAGGGCTGCTCGCCTTGAGGGCCAGCTGGGCGCTCAAACTGGAGTCCGGCAGCGCCACTCTCGGCACTCGCCAATTGCACTACGTCTTGTTGATTCACGGTCTTTTTTACATCGCCAAGGGGCTGCTGCCCTTGGCCCCCAACACGCTGGTCGACCTCATGGCCTTTCGTGGAGCCATCATTCGCGTTTCATTGGTGGAGGGTGCTATGGCCATCTTGCTGATTGCGCTCTCGATGACCGGCACCGTGCGCTACCAGCGAGAGCGTCACATCACGCATCTCGCCGAACGCGATGCCTTGACGTCACTGCTCAACCGGCGTGGCTTCGAAACCCAGGCACTTCGCGTGTTAAAACGCATCACCCCAAGCCAACCTGGGGCGCTACTCCTGGTCGATTTGGACAACTTCAAGCAGGTCAATGACCTCTATGGCCACGCCGCGGGCGATCACCTACTGATCGCCCTGGGCGATATCGCTCAACAAACATTGCCAGCGGACGCTCTGATGGCCCGCTTGGGCGGCGATGAGTTCGTATTCCTGCTGAAAGACGTCGATGACGATGCTGTACTGCGCATGGGCCAACAATTACGCCAACGGTTTCAAACCGTGGCTTCGCACACGTACCCCACACCCAACCCTGTTTCGTTGAGCCTGGGCGTCACACGCCTCACCCAGCCCAGCCAAGACCTGTCCAGCCTCCTTGCACGAAGCGACCAAGCCCTATACGAAGCTAAACGTAGCGGCCGAAACCGTATGGAAATTTGCTGA
- a CDS encoding malate dehydrogenase, protein MKDPVRIAITGGAGQISYSLIFRIAAGDMLGPDQPVILQLLEIPQAMDALNGVVMEVNDCAFPLVQDIVATDDPNVAFKDADFALLVGARPRGPGMERKDLLEANAAIFSVQGKALNDHASRDVKVLVVGNPANTNALIASCNAPDLDAGQFTAMTRLDHNRALTQLAQKTGKHVTDVENMIIWGNHSATQYPDLAQCKVDGKAAFDLVERDWYENDFIPTVQQRGAAIIKARGASSAASAASSAIDHMRDWALGCDGIVSMAIPSDGSYGIAEGIIYSYPVRCQSGKYEIVQGFELDAFSKEKMQATEKELREERAAVEHLLG, encoded by the coding sequence ATGAAAGATCCAGTCCGTATTGCGATTACCGGCGGTGCCGGTCAAATCAGCTACTCTCTTATTTTCCGTATTGCCGCTGGCGACATGCTGGGGCCGGATCAGCCCGTCATTCTCCAGCTTCTCGAAATTCCCCAAGCGATGGACGCGCTGAACGGCGTCGTGATGGAAGTCAACGACTGTGCGTTCCCGCTGGTACAAGACATCGTCGCCACCGACGATCCGAACGTAGCGTTCAAAGATGCCGATTTCGCCCTGCTGGTAGGTGCACGTCCGCGTGGCCCGGGTATGGAGCGTAAAGATCTTCTGGAAGCCAACGCTGCGATCTTCTCCGTGCAGGGTAAAGCACTGAACGACCACGCCAGCCGTGACGTCAAAGTGCTGGTCGTCGGTAACCCGGCCAACACCAACGCGCTGATCGCTTCTTGCAACGCGCCGGATCTGGATGCAGGTCAGTTCACGGCCATGACGCGTCTGGACCACAACCGCGCGCTGACGCAGCTGGCTCAGAAAACCGGCAAGCACGTCACCGACGTCGAAAACATGATCATCTGGGGCAACCACAGCGCCACCCAGTATCCGGATCTGGCCCAGTGCAAAGTCGACGGCAAAGCCGCTTTCGATCTGGTCGAGCGCGACTGGTACGAAAACGACTTCATCCCGACCGTTCAGCAGCGCGGTGCTGCCATCATCAAAGCGCGCGGTGCGTCCTCTGCAGCGTCTGCCGCCTCTTCGGCCATCGACCATATGCGCGACTGGGCGCTGGGTTGCGACGGCATCGTCAGCATGGCGATTCCCTCCGACGGCAGCTACGGCATTGCCGAAGGCATCATCTACTCCTACCCGGTGCGCTGCCAGAGTGGCAAATATGAAATCGTCCAAGGCTTCGAACTGGACGCGTTCAGCAAAGAGAAGATGCAAGCCACCGAAAAAGAACTGCGTGAAGAGCGCGCCGCCGTCGAGCATCTGCTCGGCTAA
- a CDS encoding efflux RND transporter periplasmic adaptor subunit — translation MRRIPPSYALASLLVLALVVWLAVGDFQQFQSSPPENNAEEANALPRVEVNRQQSTPYIPQQVLQGQLTAERETVLRANVAGYVAEKPIEQGESVNQGETLLVLDNDALPERLQQARDELALAEAEYAGAQNLRRRELISQPELLRLQSALSASAAQVAQLEKQLEDTRPTAPFEGVLDRVQVELGDLLQPGEEWARLIDDRRLTGTAWVSQQQVGKLAVGLPVTARLLNGGSLTGEVSYISSRAEEATRTFYIEVALDNPERLRLAGGSAEFTITLPPRQVHTLSPALFSLDDRGQLAIKHVDDENRVVQTAVELVSADTERAYVTGLPDPVTLITLGAGLVSPGDAVTPVSAQEGGHASTD, via the coding sequence ATGCGACGAATTCCCCCTTCTTATGCGCTGGCAAGCCTGCTGGTGCTGGCGTTAGTGGTTTGGTTGGCCGTCGGCGATTTTCAGCAGTTTCAATCGTCTCCGCCAGAGAACAACGCGGAAGAGGCCAACGCCCTGCCCCGTGTGGAGGTCAACAGGCAACAGAGCACACCCTATATTCCCCAGCAGGTGCTGCAGGGCCAACTTACCGCCGAGCGTGAGACGGTACTGCGTGCCAACGTCGCGGGTTACGTGGCCGAAAAACCTATCGAGCAAGGGGAGAGCGTGAATCAGGGGGAAACGCTACTCGTGCTGGATAACGACGCCCTGCCCGAGCGCTTACAGCAAGCCCGAGACGAGCTAGCACTGGCCGAAGCTGAGTACGCCGGTGCCCAAAACCTGCGCCGCCGTGAGCTGATCTCGCAACCGGAACTGCTGCGCCTGCAAAGCGCACTCAGCGCCAGCGCGGCTCAAGTGGCTCAGTTGGAGAAGCAGCTCGAAGACACCCGCCCCACGGCCCCGTTCGAAGGCGTGCTGGATCGTGTTCAGGTGGAGCTTGGCGACCTGCTCCAGCCTGGCGAAGAGTGGGCGCGCTTGATCGATGATCGCCGTTTGACCGGCACCGCGTGGGTATCGCAACAGCAGGTGGGCAAATTGGCCGTTGGCTTGCCGGTGACGGCGCGCCTGCTCAACGGTGGCTCGCTCACCGGCGAGGTCAGCTACATCAGCAGCCGCGCCGAGGAGGCGACGCGCACCTTCTATATCGAAGTCGCCCTGGACAACCCCGAACGCTTGCGCTTGGCCGGGGGAAGCGCGGAGTTCACCATCACCCTGCCCCCTCGACAGGTGCACACGCTCTCTCCGGCGCTGTTTAGTCTGGATGATCGCGGTCAGTTAGCCATCAAACATGTCGATGACGAAAACCGCGTGGTGCAAACGGCGGTCGAGCTGGTGAGCGCCGACACCGAACGCGCCTACGTGACCGGCCTCCCCGACCCCGTCACGCTGATCACACTGGGCGCGGGGTTGGTGAGCCCCGGCGACGCAGTAACGCCCGTGTCTGCCCAGGAAGGTGGTCATGCGTCGACTGATTAA
- a CDS encoding efflux RND transporter permease subunit: MRRLINAALTHTRTTLLLLVGLLLAGTTAWQMIPKEANPDVTIPIIYVSLALEGVSPEDGERLLVRPMEQELRGIEGLRKFTAQSSEGHGSVTLEFDPGFDPDTALADVRERVDIARSSLPDEAEEPRVMEVNVSEFPVLSIGLSGELDTRERMTIARRLKEEIEGIADVLEVDIAGEREDLLEIVVDPLVLESYGVDFDTLFNQVSRNNRLVAAGSLDTGAGRLALKVPGIIESLNDVMNMPVKVEDDQVVTFGDVAWIHPTYKEAEGFARIDGQPAVVLEISKRAGANIIATIEAVRATFAQAEELLPEQLRVTTILDESVTVQNMLSELLNNVLTAVVLVLIVVVAVMGWRMALLVGLTIPGAFLTGILLVWAFGFTLNIVVLFALILVAGMLVDGAIVVSELADRHLHDGQAPHQAWLNAASRMSWPVIASTATTLAVFIPLLFWPGVVGQFMKYLPATVILCLLASLAMALVFLPTLGRLFTRTSHASGSGPIDESTALGRSYRRLLGRLLQHPAWVLLFAVLLIALLYTGYARFNHGVDFFPNVEPDSAQVLVRARGDFSAEETDAILQRVEQRLEGMGEVEALYARSYAVPDQQMGSDVIGMLQFQFIDWYQRRPARTILADMAERTQDIPGITLEFQEQEMGPGGGKPIVLEVSATDPEVADAGVDQLTAMMRQLGGFTDIQDNRSLPGVEWQVNVDREAAARMGTDITTIGSAVQLLTTGLQVASYRPPTVNDEVDIRVRLPENWRTLNQLERLTINTPRGQVPISHFVEITPAPKVGTLNRIDGRRAITVEADLAPEFLADERLRALLDAGQGQLPDGLMVNVAGEQEDQQESMQFLVSAFLVAIGLMALILVTQFNSYYQAALVLSAIVFSTAGVLMGLLITGQAFGIVMVGMGVIALAGIVVNNNIVLIDTYNELRAEGMPPAQAALEAGCLRLRPVLLTAITTVLGLMPMVLGVNVNLFAPALGFNAPSAQWWTQMSSAIAGGLTFATALTLLLTPCMLVIGGKLRRDK, translated from the coding sequence ATGCGTCGACTGATTAATGCCGCCCTCACCCATACACGCACCACGCTTTTACTGCTCGTCGGGCTATTGCTAGCGGGGACGACCGCTTGGCAGATGATTCCCAAAGAGGCGAACCCGGACGTGACGATCCCGATCATCTATGTGTCGCTCGCCCTAGAGGGCGTGAGCCCTGAAGATGGCGAGCGTCTCTTGGTGCGCCCCATGGAGCAAGAGCTTCGTGGCATCGAGGGGCTGCGTAAGTTCACCGCACAGTCCAGCGAAGGGCACGGTTCGGTGACGCTGGAGTTCGACCCCGGATTTGATCCCGATACCGCGCTGGCCGACGTCCGGGAGCGTGTCGATATTGCCCGCAGCAGCCTACCCGACGAAGCCGAAGAGCCTCGGGTGATGGAGGTGAATGTCTCCGAGTTTCCTGTGCTGAGCATTGGCCTCTCCGGTGAGCTGGATACCCGCGAGCGCATGACCATTGCCCGGCGCTTGAAAGAGGAGATCGAAGGCATTGCCGATGTGCTCGAAGTGGACATCGCGGGGGAGCGGGAGGACCTGTTGGAAATCGTCGTCGACCCATTGGTGCTGGAGAGCTACGGCGTCGATTTCGATACGCTGTTCAATCAAGTGTCGCGCAATAACCGCTTGGTGGCCGCGGGCAGCCTGGATACCGGTGCAGGGCGACTAGCGCTAAAAGTGCCTGGGATCATCGAGTCGCTGAACGACGTGATGAACATGCCGGTGAAGGTCGAGGATGACCAAGTCGTCACCTTTGGCGATGTGGCTTGGATTCACCCGACCTACAAAGAGGCGGAAGGGTTCGCCCGGATCGATGGCCAGCCTGCCGTGGTATTGGAAATTTCCAAACGCGCCGGGGCCAATATCATTGCCACCATCGAGGCGGTGCGGGCCACTTTTGCCCAAGCAGAGGAGCTGCTGCCGGAGCAGCTGCGTGTCACCACCATTCTCGATGAATCGGTGACCGTGCAGAACATGCTCTCGGAGCTGCTCAATAACGTATTGACCGCCGTGGTGCTGGTGCTGATCGTGGTGGTGGCCGTGATGGGCTGGCGGATGGCGCTGCTGGTAGGGCTGACGATTCCAGGGGCGTTTTTGACCGGCATTCTGCTGGTGTGGGCGTTTGGCTTCACGCTCAACATCGTGGTGCTGTTTGCACTGATTTTGGTCGCGGGCATGCTCGTGGATGGGGCTATCGTCGTCAGCGAGTTGGCCGACCGGCATCTGCACGACGGCCAAGCACCGCATCAAGCGTGGCTCAATGCCGCCTCACGCATGAGCTGGCCGGTCATCGCCTCTACGGCAACGACACTTGCCGTGTTCATCCCGCTGCTGTTTTGGCCGGGCGTGGTGGGCCAATTCATGAAGTACCTGCCGGCTACGGTGATTCTATGCTTGCTGGCCTCGCTGGCCATGGCGCTGGTGTTTCTGCCTACGCTCGGCCGGTTGTTCACCCGCACTTCGCACGCTAGTGGCTCCGGGCCGATAGACGAAAGCACGGCGCTCGGGCGTAGTTATCGTCGCCTATTGGGCCGCCTGCTGCAGCATCCGGCCTGGGTACTGCTGTTTGCGGTACTGCTCATTGCCCTGCTATACACCGGCTATGCCCGTTTCAATCATGGCGTGGATTTCTTTCCTAACGTCGAACCCGACAGCGCCCAGGTGCTGGTCCGCGCTCGCGGTGATTTCTCGGCAGAGGAAACGGATGCCATTCTGCAGCGCGTAGAGCAGCGTTTGGAAGGCATGGGCGAAGTGGAAGCCCTCTATGCGCGCTCTTACGCCGTGCCTGACCAGCAGATGGGTAGCGATGTGATTGGCATGCTGCAGTTTCAGTTCATCGACTGGTATCAGCGTCGCCCGGCGCGCACCATTTTGGCGGACATGGCCGAGCGCACCCAAGACATCCCAGGCATTACTCTGGAATTCCAGGAGCAGGAAATGGGTCCCGGCGGCGGTAAGCCCATCGTCCTGGAAGTCAGCGCGACGGACCCAGAGGTGGCCGATGCGGGGGTCGATCAACTGACGGCCATGATGCGCCAGCTGGGCGGTTTCACCGATATTCAGGATAACCGCAGCCTGCCGGGCGTCGAGTGGCAGGTGAATGTGGACCGCGAAGCGGCCGCCCGAATGGGGACCGATATCACCACGATTGGCAGTGCCGTGCAGCTACTCACGACCGGCCTGCAAGTGGCATCCTACCGCCCGCCCACGGTCAACGACGAGGTGGATATTCGCGTGCGCCTACCGGAGAACTGGCGCACGCTGAACCAGCTCGAACGTTTGACCATCAATACCCCACGGGGCCAGGTTCCGATTTCCCACTTCGTCGAGATCACTCCTGCGCCCAAGGTGGGCACGCTCAACCGCATCGATGGCCGTCGCGCCATTACGGTCGAAGCCGACTTAGCGCCAGAATTCTTGGCCGATGAGCGGCTGCGCGCGCTATTGGACGCTGGCCAAGGCCAACTGCCCGACGGTTTGATGGTCAACGTCGCCGGTGAGCAAGAGGATCAGCAGGAGTCGATGCAGTTTCTGGTCAGCGCTTTCTTGGTTGCGATTGGCTTGATGGCATTGATTCTGGTGACGCAGTTCAATAGCTACTACCAAGCCGCGCTGGTGCTGTCGGCGATCGTTTTCTCGACCGCCGGGGTGTTGATGGGCTTGCTGATCACCGGCCAAGCTTTTGGCATCGTGATGGTGGGTATGGGGGTCATCGCGCTAGCGGGTATCGTGGTGAACAACAATATCGTCTTGATCGATACCTATAACGAGCTGCGCGCCGAGGGCATGCCCCCCGCTCAAGCGGCCTTGGAAGCAGGCTGTTTACGCCTGCGCCCGGTGCTACTCACCGCGATTACGACCGTACTGGGGTTGATGCCGATGGTGTTGGGCGTCAACGTCAATTTGTTTGCCCCGGCATTAGGTTTCAACGCCCCGTCTGCCCAGTGGTGGACACAAATGTCCAGCGCCATTGCCGGCGGCCTCACCTTCGCCACTGCCCTCACCCTCCTGCTCACCCCGTGCATGCTAGTGATTGGAGGTAAGTTAAGGCGTGATAAATAA
- the rsd gene encoding sigma D regulator, translating to MLEDCKNALERWGGVHSLIDRWLDQRRALLVSFIELKDACDAELEAVSKARIDTFSELLMDYISAGHFEVYPQLAEEAKAFDDDSALQIAGKLLERLEMSTAMVLEFDEDFASSVRCQQNLARLPAWIDRLAKGLTERFALEDQLIARLHAAHSPQQAKSPA from the coding sequence ATGCTCGAAGATTGCAAAAATGCCCTGGAGCGCTGGGGGGGCGTGCACAGCCTGATCGACCGCTGGCTGGATCAACGCCGAGCGCTGCTGGTGAGCTTCATTGAGCTAAAAGATGCCTGTGACGCGGAGCTGGAAGCCGTGAGCAAGGCGCGTATCGACACCTTCAGCGAGCTGCTGATGGACTACATCAGCGCGGGTCACTTCGAGGTGTATCCGCAGCTAGCGGAAGAAGCCAAAGCCTTCGACGACGATAGCGCGCTGCAAATCGCCGGTAAATTGCTCGAACGGCTAGAGATGTCCACGGCCATGGTGCTGGAGTTCGACGAGGATTTCGCCTCTTCAGTACGCTGCCAGCAAAACCTAGCGCGCCTCCCCGCCTGGATCGACCGCCTTGCCAAAGGCCTGACCGAGCGCTTTGCCCTGGAAGACCAGCTCATCGCCCGCTTGCACGCTGCCCACAGCCCCCAGCAGGCCAAATCCCCCGCCTAA
- a CDS encoding disulfide bond formation protein B yields MTPSAIRPAALAGVAFCVLMMAVALSLEHIAGLEPCPLCIFQRVAVIAAGLVLAMAAIHNPKGGVGKGLYGVLGLAAVGTGAFIAGRHVWLQGLPADEVPSCGPGLDYMMDILPMQDVVAMVLTGSGECAEIDFMLLGLSLPAWTLIGFLVLALAPLRMLWLAIKR; encoded by the coding sequence ATGACCCCTTCCGCTATTCGTCCGGCGGCGCTTGCCGGTGTTGCTTTTTGCGTATTGATGATGGCCGTTGCCTTGAGCCTAGAGCACATTGCTGGCTTGGAGCCATGTCCGCTGTGTATTTTTCAGCGCGTAGCGGTCATCGCGGCTGGCTTGGTGCTAGCCATGGCGGCCATCCATAACCCTAAAGGCGGTGTTGGCAAAGGCCTCTACGGCGTATTGGGGCTGGCGGCCGTAGGCACTGGTGCCTTCATTGCTGGGCGGCATGTGTGGCTGCAGGGGCTGCCTGCCGATGAAGTGCCGAGCTGCGGCCCAGGGCTCGATTACATGATGGATATCCTGCCCATGCAGGACGTTGTCGCCATGGTGCTGACAGGGTCAGGCGAGTGCGCTGAGATCGACTTCATGCTGTTAGGGCTGTCACTGCCTGCCTGGACGCTGATCGGTTTTCTGGTGCTGGCCCTGGCGCCGCTGCGTATGCTGTGGCTAGCCATCAAGCGCTAG